The stretch of DNA TGGAAGTGAGTATTCCTATTCGCATGGATAATGGGCAAACAGAGATTTTCCAAGGATACCGGGCACAGCATAATGACGCTTCAGGACCGACTAAGGGCGGTATCCGCTTCCATCCAGATGTTACACCAGAAGAGGTAAAAGCGTTGGCTGGCTGGATGAGTTTAAAATGCGGTATCACGGACCTTCCATATGGTGGGGCAAAAGGCGGGATTGTCTGTGACCCGCGGAAAATGAGTTTGGATGAGCTTGAGCGATTAAGCAGGGGGTATGTTAGAGCAGTCAGCCAAATGGTCGGACCGACGAAGGATATTCCTGCACCTGATATGTATACCAATTCGCAAATAATGGCATGGATGCTCGATGAGTATGACCATATTCGTGAATTTGATTCGCCAGGTTTTATTACCGGGAAACCGATTGCTTTAGGGGGATCTAAAGGCAGGGAAACAGCTACTTCAAAAGGCGTTTTATATACGCTTCAAATGGTATGCGAATTGAAGGAGATTCCTTTAAGGGATATGCGGATCATTATTCAAGGCTTTGGAAATGTAGGCAGTTACTTGGCTCAGTATTTATATGATCTCGGGGCTAAGGTAATTGGAATAGGGGATGCACTTGGTGGTTTATATGACGAGAATGGCTTGGATATCCCCTATCTTCTAGAACACAAAGACTCGTTTGGGATCATTACCAGCCGATTTAATAACAGTA from Neobacillus sp. CF12 encodes:
- a CDS encoding Glu/Leu/Phe/Val dehydrogenase, with product MANESLVLQKNEVVKEKDNSLIEFQEILKEAVDILNYPPQVFEFLKKPMRFLEVSIPIRMDNGQTEIFQGYRAQHNDASGPTKGGIRFHPDVTPEEVKALAGWMSLKCGITDLPYGGAKGGIVCDPRKMSLDELERLSRGYVRAVSQMVGPTKDIPAPDMYTNSQIMAWMLDEYDHIREFDSPGFITGKPIALGGSKGRETATSKGVLYTLQMVCELKEIPLRDMRIIIQGFGNVGSYLAQYLYDLGAKVIGIGDALGGLYDENGLDIPYLLEHKDSFGIITSRFNNSITNQELLEKACDVLIPAAISGVINKQNASRINCNIVIEAANGPTTKEALKILDEREILVVPDILANSGGVIVSYFEWCQNNQGYYWTEETVETRLKEKITDSFKNVYKTAKKYGVNMKIAAYIEGIKKLAETSRLRGWLKY